A genomic window from Calonectris borealis chromosome 26, bCalBor7.hap1.2, whole genome shotgun sequence includes:
- the PRELP gene encoding prolargin: protein MKVAFRLLLPLVLVLISEVSGQRRKPPRKPTRPPPEFVEPVEPTELPPPLPPGPPSIFPDCPRECYCPPDFPSALYCDSRNLRKVPIIPSRIHYLYLQNNFIDDLPEESFRNATGLKWVNLDNNRIRKVDRRVLEKLENLIFLYMEKNQLKEVPSFLPPNLEQLRLSRNQISKIPAGVFNKLENLVLLDLHHNKLSDGVFNKNTFKGLKNLMQLNLAHNILRKMPPGVPSAIHQLFLDRNNIEDIPSDYFKEFPNLAFIRLNYNQISDKGLPKNSFNLTNLLVLHLAHNKLTNVPFISPKLEHLYLNNNSIEKINGTQICPTSLMSIQDFSPSDLDSVPRLRYLRLDGNLLKPPIPLDLMMCFRLLQSVVF from the exons ATGAAGGTGGCCTTCAGATTGCTTCTCCCACTTGTTCTTGTGCTGATCTCGGAGGTGAGTGGGCAGCGGAGGAAACCTCCCCGGAAACCCACTCGCCCGCCTCCCGAATTTGTTGAGCCCGTCGAGCCCACAGAGCTGCCCCCGCCCCTGCCGCCGGGTCCCCCCTCCATCTTCCCCGACTGCCCCCGAGAATGCTACTGCCCCCCAGACTTCCCCTCCGCCCTCTACTGTGACAGCCGCAACCTGCGGAAGGTCCCCATCATCCCGTCCCGCATCCACTACCTCTACCTCCAGAACAACTTCATCGACGACCTCCCAGAGGAGTCCTTCAGGAACGCCACAGGGCTGAAATGGGTCAACCTAGACAACAATCGCATCCGGAAGGTGGACAGGCGAGTCCTGGAGAAGCTGGAAAACCTCATCTTCCTCTACATGGAGAAGAACCAGCTCAAGGAGGTGCCTTCCTTCTTGCCGCCCAACCTGGAGCAGCTGCGTCTGAGCAGAAACCAGATCTCCAAGATCCCTGCTGGGGTCTTCAACAAGCTGGAGAACCTGGTGCTCTTGGACCTGCACCACAACAAGCTAAGCGATGGGGTCTTCAACAAAAACACCTTCAAGGGACTCAAGAACCTCATGCAACTCAACCTCGCCCACAACATCCTGAGGAAAATGCCCCCCGGGGTGCCCAGTGCCATCCACCAGCTCTTCCTGGACAGGAACAACATTGAAGACATCCCCAGTGACTACTTCAAGGAGTTCCCCAACCTGGCGTTCATCCGGCTCAACTACAACCAGATCTCTGACAAGGGGCTGCCCAAGAACTCCTTCAACCTCACCAACTTGCTGGTGTTGCACCTGGCCCACAACAAGCTCACCAACGTCCCGTTCATCAGCCCCAAGCTGGAGCACCTCTACCTGAATAACAACTCCATTGAAA aaATCAACGGGACGCAGATCTGCCCCACCTCGCTGATGTCCATCCAGGATTTCTCCCCCTCCGACCTGGACAGCGTGCCCCGGCTCCGGTACCTGCGGCTGGATGGGAACCTCCTGAAACCCCCCATCCCCTTGGACCTGATGATGTGTTTCCGTCTCCTGCAGTCCGTGGTTTTCTAG